From a single Theropithecus gelada isolate Dixy chromosome 10, Tgel_1.0, whole genome shotgun sequence genomic region:
- the SNPH gene encoding syntaphilin isoform X1 yields the protein MPGSGPSERMTWPGPALSAGPPTRPLSSAPGIPPIPPLTRTRSLMAMSLPGSRRTSAGSRRRTSPPVSVRDAYGTSSLSSSSNSGSYKGSDSSPTPRRSMKYTLCSDNHGIKPPTPEQYLTPLQQKEVCIRHLKARLKDTQDRLQDRDTEIDDLKTQLSRMQEDWIEEECHRVEAQLALKEARKEIKQLKQVIDTVKNNLIDKDKGLQKYFVDINIQNKKLETLLHSMEVAQNGMAKEDGTGESAGGSPARSLTRSSTYTKLSDPAVCGDRQPGDPSNGSAEDGADSGFAAADDTLSRTDALEASSLLSSGVDCGTEETSLHSSFGLGPRFPASSTYEKLLCGMEAGVQASCMQERAIQTDFVQYQPDLDTILEKVTQAQVCGTDPESGDGCPELDAHPPGPRDPNSAVVVTVGDELEAPEPITRGPTPQRPGANPNPGQSVSVVCPVEEEEEAAAAEKEPKSYWSRHYIVDLLAVVVPAVPTVAWLCRSQRRHGQPIYNISSLLRGCCTVALHSIRRISCRSLSQPSPSPAGGGSQL from the exons ATGCCGGGCAGCGGCCCCAGCGAGAGGATGACGTGGCCTGGCCCGGCCCTTTCTGCGGGCCCCCCAACCCGCCCTCTCTCCTCAGCCCCTGGGATACCACCCATCCCACCACTTACTCGGACCCGCAGCCTCATGGCCATGTCCCTGCCGGGAAGTCGACGGACCTCTGCTGGATCCCGCAG gcGCACCTCTCCACCCGTGAGCGTGCGGGATGCCTACGGCACCTCTTcgctcagcagcagcagcaattcCGGCTCCTACAAGGGCAGTGACAGCAGTCCCACGCCAAG GCGCTCCATGAAATACACGCTGTGCAGTGACAACCATGGCATCAAGCCCCCGACCCCGGAACAGTACCTGACCCCCCTGCAGCAGAAAGAGGTGTGCATCCGGCACCTGAAAGCCCGGCTGAAGGACACGCAGGACCGGCTCCAGGACCG GGACACGGAGATTGATGACCTGAAGACGCAGCTGTCACGCATGCAGGAGGACTGGATTGAGGAGGAGTGCCACCGCGTGGAGGCCCAGCTGGCCCTGAAGGAAGCCCGAAAGGAGATCAAGCAGCTCAAGCAGGTCATTGACACTGTCAAGAACAACCTGATTGACAAGGACAAGGGGCTGCAGAAGTACTTCGTGGACATCAACATCCAGAACAAGAAGCTGGAGACGCTGCTGCATAGCATGGAGGTGGCCCAGAACGGCATGGCCAAGGAGGATGGCACCGGGGAGTCAGCCGGCGGGTCCCCTGCCCGCTCCCTCACCCGCAGCTCCACCTACACCAAGCTGAGTGACCCGGCCGTCTGTGGTGACCGCCAGCCGGGCGATCCCTCCAATGGCTCTGCTGAGGATGGGGCAGACAGTGGCTTTGCGGCAGCTGATGACACACTGAGCCGGACGGACGCCCTGGAGGCCAGCAGCCTGCTGTCGTCCGGGGTGGACTGTGGCACCGAGGAGACCTCGCTGCACAGCTCCTTTGGCCTGGGCCCCCGCTTCCCCGCCAGCAGCACCTATGAGAAGCTGCTGTGTGGCATGGAGGCTGGCGTGCAGGCCAGCTGCATGCAGGAGCGTGCCATCCAGACAGACTTCGTGCAGTACCAGCCTGACCTTGACACCATCCTGGAGAAAGTGACCCAGGCCCAGGTCTGTGGGACAGACCCTGAGTCAGGGGACGGGTGCCCAGAGCTGGACGCTCACCCTCCGGGGCCCAGAGACCCCAATTCAGCAGTGGTGGTGACGGTGGGTGACGAGCTAGAGGCCCCAGAGCCCATCACCCGTGGACCCACCCCACAGCGGCCTGGTGCCAACCCCAACCCTGGCCAGTCAGTGAGCGTGGTGTGCCccgtggaggaggaggaggaggctgccgCAGCCGAGAAGGAGCCCAAGAGCTACTGGAGCCGCCACTACATCGTGGATctgctggctgtggtggtgccgGCCGTGCCCACGGTGGCCTGGCTTTGCCGCTCCCAGCGGCGCCACGGCCAGCCCATCTACAACATCAGCTCCCTGCTTCGGGGCTGCTGCACTGTGGCCTTGCACTCCATCCGCAGGATCAGCTGCCGCTCGCTGAGCCAGCCCAGTCCCAGCCCGGCGGGCGGCGGCTCCCAGCTCTGA
- the SNPH gene encoding syntaphilin isoform X2, giving the protein MAMSLPGSRRTSAGSRRRTSPPVSVRDAYGTSSLSSSSNSGSYKGSDSSPTPRRSMKYTLCSDNHGIKPPTPEQYLTPLQQKEVCIRHLKARLKDTQDRLQDRDTEIDDLKTQLSRMQEDWIEEECHRVEAQLALKEARKEIKQLKQVIDTVKNNLIDKDKGLQKYFVDINIQNKKLETLLHSMEVAQNGMAKEDGTGESAGGSPARSLTRSSTYTKLSDPAVCGDRQPGDPSNGSAEDGADSGFAAADDTLSRTDALEASSLLSSGVDCGTEETSLHSSFGLGPRFPASSTYEKLLCGMEAGVQASCMQERAIQTDFVQYQPDLDTILEKVTQAQVCGTDPESGDGCPELDAHPPGPRDPNSAVVVTVGDELEAPEPITRGPTPQRPGANPNPGQSVSVVCPVEEEEEAAAAEKEPKSYWSRHYIVDLLAVVVPAVPTVAWLCRSQRRHGQPIYNISSLLRGCCTVALHSIRRISCRSLSQPSPSPAGGGSQL; this is encoded by the exons ATGGCCATGTCCCTGCCGGGAAGTCGACGGACCTCTGCTGGATCCCGCAG gcGCACCTCTCCACCCGTGAGCGTGCGGGATGCCTACGGCACCTCTTcgctcagcagcagcagcaattcCGGCTCCTACAAGGGCAGTGACAGCAGTCCCACGCCAAG GCGCTCCATGAAATACACGCTGTGCAGTGACAACCATGGCATCAAGCCCCCGACCCCGGAACAGTACCTGACCCCCCTGCAGCAGAAAGAGGTGTGCATCCGGCACCTGAAAGCCCGGCTGAAGGACACGCAGGACCGGCTCCAGGACCG GGACACGGAGATTGATGACCTGAAGACGCAGCTGTCACGCATGCAGGAGGACTGGATTGAGGAGGAGTGCCACCGCGTGGAGGCCCAGCTGGCCCTGAAGGAAGCCCGAAAGGAGATCAAGCAGCTCAAGCAGGTCATTGACACTGTCAAGAACAACCTGATTGACAAGGACAAGGGGCTGCAGAAGTACTTCGTGGACATCAACATCCAGAACAAGAAGCTGGAGACGCTGCTGCATAGCATGGAGGTGGCCCAGAACGGCATGGCCAAGGAGGATGGCACCGGGGAGTCAGCCGGCGGGTCCCCTGCCCGCTCCCTCACCCGCAGCTCCACCTACACCAAGCTGAGTGACCCGGCCGTCTGTGGTGACCGCCAGCCGGGCGATCCCTCCAATGGCTCTGCTGAGGATGGGGCAGACAGTGGCTTTGCGGCAGCTGATGACACACTGAGCCGGACGGACGCCCTGGAGGCCAGCAGCCTGCTGTCGTCCGGGGTGGACTGTGGCACCGAGGAGACCTCGCTGCACAGCTCCTTTGGCCTGGGCCCCCGCTTCCCCGCCAGCAGCACCTATGAGAAGCTGCTGTGTGGCATGGAGGCTGGCGTGCAGGCCAGCTGCATGCAGGAGCGTGCCATCCAGACAGACTTCGTGCAGTACCAGCCTGACCTTGACACCATCCTGGAGAAAGTGACCCAGGCCCAGGTCTGTGGGACAGACCCTGAGTCAGGGGACGGGTGCCCAGAGCTGGACGCTCACCCTCCGGGGCCCAGAGACCCCAATTCAGCAGTGGTGGTGACGGTGGGTGACGAGCTAGAGGCCCCAGAGCCCATCACCCGTGGACCCACCCCACAGCGGCCTGGTGCCAACCCCAACCCTGGCCAGTCAGTGAGCGTGGTGTGCCccgtggaggaggaggaggaggctgccgCAGCCGAGAAGGAGCCCAAGAGCTACTGGAGCCGCCACTACATCGTGGATctgctggctgtggtggtgccgGCCGTGCCCACGGTGGCCTGGCTTTGCCGCTCCCAGCGGCGCCACGGCCAGCCCATCTACAACATCAGCTCCCTGCTTCGGGGCTGCTGCACTGTGGCCTTGCACTCCATCCGCAGGATCAGCTGCCGCTCGCTGAGCCAGCCCAGTCCCAGCCCGGCGGGCGGCGGCTCCCAGCTCTGA